One genomic segment of Anguilla anguilla isolate fAngAng1 chromosome 2, fAngAng1.pri, whole genome shotgun sequence includes these proteins:
- the ten1 gene encoding CST complex subunit TEN1: protein MLPAPGVFHFPWEISSGAIQEGTTVRTFGRLRHYRPADSRATLSSHYAATQHQVVVHTGFVEPFHPILEAQYVVLGELEITEGDGLMVRARVLNCVDGVDLAILQSAINEQRRYFCDRGGNDIQQPPP from the exons ATGCTTCCAGCACCTGGTGTTTTTCACTTTCCCTGGGAAATCAGTTCCGGTGCCATCCAGGAAGGAACAACAGTGAGAACATTTGGCAg ACTGAGGCATTACCGGCCGGCCGATTCACGGGCTACCCTGTCTTCTCATTATGCAGCGACCCAGCACCAAGTTGTCGTTCACACGGGCTTTGTGGAGCCTTTTCACCCCATACTTGAGGCCCAGTACGTTGTTCTAGGGGAGCTGGAGATCACTGAGG ggGATGGTCTGATGGTACGTGCTCGCGTGCTGAATTGTGTGGATGGAGTGGACCTTGCCATACTACAGAGTGCCATAAATGAACAGCGAAGGTATTTCTGTGATAGAGGTGGAAATGACATTCAGCAACCCCCACCCTGA